Proteins encoded by one window of Desulfallas thermosapovorans DSM 6562:
- the trhA gene encoding PAQR family membrane homeostasis protein TrhA, with translation MGKLKDPFSGLSHLAGAVLSIVALVALVYNAVLHGTVSHIVAFSIFGASLVLLYTASALYHLLPLSQKGALILRRIDHMMIFVLIAGTYTPVCLIPLRGAWGYSFLVGVWLLAIAGILVKIFWMEAPRWFSTLLYVMMGWLIVIPFWPLIQTVSLGGIVWLVLGGLFYTTGAILYGTKWPPNIIPGWVGFHEIFHVFTMAGSFSHFWLMSRYILYI, from the coding sequence ATGGGTAAATTAAAGGATCCTTTCAGCGGGCTATCCCATTTGGCCGGGGCTGTTCTATCCATCGTCGCTCTGGTCGCACTGGTTTATAATGCGGTATTACATGGCACGGTATCACATATTGTCGCCTTTTCCATATTCGGTGCCAGCCTGGTGCTGCTTTACACAGCCAGCGCCCTTTACCACCTGCTGCCTTTGTCTCAAAAGGGCGCGCTTATTTTACGGCGCATAGATCACATGATGATCTTTGTTTTAATTGCGGGTACTTATACACCGGTTTGTTTAATTCCCTTGCGGGGGGCCTGGGGCTATTCCTTTTTAGTGGGCGTATGGCTCTTAGCCATTGCGGGTATTTTAGTTAAGATTTTCTGGATGGAGGCCCCCCGCTGGTTCTCCACACTATTATATGTTATGATGGGTTGGCTCATCGTCATTCCCTTCTGGCCATTAATTCAAACAGTTTCACTGGGCGGAATCGTATGGCTGGTGCTGGGCGGCCTGTTTTACACCACCGGGGCCATATTATACGGCACTAAATGGCCGCCCAACATCATCCCCGGCTGGGTTGGCTTTCATGAAATTTTTCACGTGTTTACCATGGCCGGAAGTTTCAGCCACTTCTGGTTGATGTCCAGGTACATCCTGTACATATAG
- a CDS encoding metallophosphoesterase → MFFETMFTWMFKIALIILICSGLLVANIYFEVNFPKVNRVNLDSGKIPPGSKLSILQITDFHNWHPTDRHQKLLRDIRQLKPDLIVITGDLVDRKTVNFDNVFYLARELVKINPHTYFVCGNHEWANRKSQVFLSGLKNCGVIVLNNGHEVWSNTQLAINICGVDDPSTGRANLDKATKGINTEFLTVLLAHAPAIVKKPSITQADLVLCGHTHGGQIRLPFAGAVIAPGQGLFPAYDKGIYQIGPHTTLYIDSGLGTGVMPVRFLNRSQVSFITITGK, encoded by the coding sequence TTGTTTTTTGAGACGATGTTCACATGGATGTTTAAAATCGCTTTAATTATCCTTATTTGCAGTGGTTTGCTGGTTGCAAACATATACTTCGAGGTAAACTTCCCCAAAGTAAACCGGGTAAATCTTGATTCCGGAAAAATACCACCGGGGTCCAAACTAAGTATCCTGCAGATAACGGATTTTCACAACTGGCACCCCACTGACCGGCACCAAAAGCTGCTCCGGGATATCAGGCAACTAAAGCCCGATTTAATTGTTATAACAGGTGATTTAGTGGACAGAAAAACCGTTAATTTTGATAACGTGTTTTACCTGGCCCGGGAGCTGGTAAAAATAAACCCGCATACATATTTTGTATGCGGCAACCACGAATGGGCCAACAGAAAGTCGCAAGTTTTTTTAAGCGGTTTAAAGAACTGCGGGGTGATAGTTTTAAACAATGGACATGAGGTCTGGTCCAATACCCAACTGGCCATAAACATCTGTGGGGTGGATGACCCCAGCACAGGAAGGGCAAACCTGGACAAGGCGACTAAAGGTATCAACACAGAATTCCTCACGGTGCTGCTGGCCCATGCACCGGCAATCGTCAAAAAACCATCGATTACCCAAGCCGATCTGGTATTATGCGGCCATACCCACGGCGGCCAAATACGTTTACCCTTTGCAGGCGCTGTCATTGCACCGGGTCAGGGTCTCTTTCCCGCGTATGACAAGGGAATTTATCAAATCGGCCCCCATACCACCCTGTATATTGACAGCGGACTGGGCACCGGCGTGATGCCGGTCAGGTTTTTAAACCGCAGCCAGGTAAGCTTTATTACAATAACAGGTAAATAA
- a CDS encoding DMT family transporter, translating into MEASRKRQVKADLALLFVAFFWGITFVVVQDALADITPYYFLALRFLMAVMFLAAIYRGNLSRINLSALRSGIFIGLFLFGGYAFQTVGLKYTGPATAGFITGLAVVMVPLFSALLYRHMPRPFVIAGVTCATLGLGLLTLQGGTLNLGPGDLLILCCAICFGLHIIMVGRYAGQHDPVLLAIVQIATVSAISFVFALALEHVPTQITTRLWIAFLITAIPATALAFLIQNTVQRYTSATHTAIIFTMEPVFSAITAHLLGREILTTVQVAGCLFILAGMLVAELKGE; encoded by the coding sequence ATGGAAGCAAGTAGAAAAAGACAGGTCAAAGCCGATTTGGCATTATTATTTGTAGCTTTTTTTTGGGGTATAACTTTTGTGGTAGTTCAGGATGCCCTGGCGGACATTACCCCCTACTATTTCCTGGCCCTGCGTTTCCTGATGGCAGTGATGTTTCTGGCGGCTATTTACCGGGGTAACCTGTCCCGTATAAACCTGTCCGCACTGCGCAGCGGCATATTCATCGGACTTTTTTTATTCGGCGGTTACGCATTTCAGACCGTAGGCCTTAAATACACGGGTCCGGCCACCGCCGGCTTTATAACGGGCCTGGCAGTGGTGATGGTACCGCTGTTCTCCGCCTTGCTTTACCGGCACATGCCCAGACCCTTTGTTATAGCAGGTGTAACCTGTGCAACCCTGGGTTTGGGGTTGCTAACTTTACAGGGCGGCACGTTAAATCTGGGTCCGGGAGACCTGCTGATATTATGCTGTGCCATATGCTTCGGGCTACACATAATCATGGTGGGGCGCTATGCCGGACAACATGACCCGGTATTGCTGGCCATTGTCCAAATAGCTACGGTTTCAGCCATTAGTTTTGTCTTTGCCCTGGCCTTGGAACACGTCCCAACACAGATTACCACCCGGCTTTGGATAGCGTTTTTAATTACCGCCATCCCGGCCACAGCGCTGGCTTTTTTAATCCAAAACACTGTACAGCGCTATACTTCAGCCACCCATACGGCCATTATTTTCACCATGGAACCGGTATTCTCGGCCATCACTGCTCACCTGTTGGGTAGAGAAATACTTACCACCGTTCAGGTGGCAGGGTGCCTGTTTATACTGGCCGGTATGCTGGTAGCCGAGCTAAAGGGCGAATAA
- a CDS encoding basic amino acid ABC transporter substrate-binding protein has protein sequence MKKIFRAGLVLFTVLAMVFALAGCGGEQANDANNGQTPATAGDKLVFGSDTSYAPFEFSGADGKLTGFDVELIAAINEAVGTNIEIISYDFKGLVPALETASIDGAISAMTITEDRLKKVDFSMPYYLSGQSVAVQAKNETIKGFDDLEGKKIGVQTGTTGEIEANKVPNANIISYDTMDGGFMDLNNGAIDAIICDFPVVAYYINQGNDGIKIVGDMQTSEHYGIAVPKQKPEVLEAVNEGLRILKENGKYAELYKKWFGVEPPEYLPGEPQS, from the coding sequence TTGAAAAAAATATTCAGAGCAGGTTTAGTATTATTTACTGTACTGGCCATGGTGTTTGCGTTGGCCGGCTGCGGCGGTGAACAAGCCAATGATGCTAACAATGGACAAACACCGGCAACTGCAGGGGACAAGCTGGTCTTTGGTTCGGACACATCCTATGCACCCTTTGAATTCTCCGGTGCTGACGGTAAACTGACCGGCTTTGATGTGGAATTAATCGCTGCCATTAACGAAGCTGTTGGTACCAATATTGAAATTATAAGTTATGATTTTAAGGGTCTGGTTCCGGCACTGGAAACCGCCAGCATTGACGGTGCCATTTCAGCCATGACCATAACCGAAGATCGTTTGAAAAAAGTGGACTTTTCCATGCCCTATTACCTGTCCGGCCAGAGTGTGGCCGTCCAGGCCAAAAACGAAACCATCAAGGGTTTTGACGATTTGGAAGGCAAGAAAATTGGAGTGCAAACCGGTACTACCGGTGAAATCGAAGCCAACAAAGTGCCCAATGCCAACATAATCTCCTATGATACAATGGATGGCGGGTTTATGGATCTGAACAACGGTGCCATAGATGCTATAATATGTGACTTCCCCGTGGTTGCTTACTACATTAACCAGGGTAATGACGGAATTAAGATTGTTGGTGATATGCAAACCAGCGAACATTACGGCATTGCTGTGCCCAAACAAAAGCCGGAGGTGCTGGAAGCCGTTAATGAAGGTCTACGAATTTTGAAAGAGAATGGTAAGTACGCCGAACTGTATAAAAAGTGGTTCGGAGTTGAGCCACCGGAATACTTGCCCGGCGAACCCCAGAGTTAA
- a CDS encoding amino acid ABC transporter permease — MEVAIQSLPFLVKGAGVTVFITLFSVAIGCVIGLIAGLSRLSKNRLLRVLATAYVDFFRGTPLLVQILLVYYGVPALLNDAQGFLMENYGMPQLIENYAMPRLLAAIMACSLNSGAYVAEIFRAGVQSIEKGQMEAARSLGMTHGQAMRFVILPQAFKRVIPPLFNEIIAMLKDTSLLSVIGIIELTKSGMLVVARTYEAFAIYITIALFYLVMTFSLSRYVDYLERRLKTGD, encoded by the coding sequence TTGGAAGTTGCTATACAAAGTTTACCTTTTTTGGTAAAAGGGGCCGGCGTAACAGTATTCATTACTTTGTTTTCGGTGGCCATTGGTTGTGTTATCGGTCTCATTGCGGGTCTTTCCCGCCTTTCCAAAAACAGGCTTTTACGTGTTCTAGCCACAGCCTATGTGGACTTTTTCCGCGGTACTCCTTTGCTGGTGCAAATCCTGCTTGTTTACTATGGTGTACCGGCATTGTTAAATGATGCCCAGGGCTTTTTAATGGAAAATTACGGCATGCCCCAATTGATAGAGAATTACGCCATGCCCCGGTTACTGGCGGCGATAATGGCTTGTAGTTTAAACAGCGGTGCTTATGTGGCGGAAATCTTTCGGGCCGGGGTGCAGTCCATTGAAAAGGGCCAGATGGAAGCCGCGCGTTCTCTAGGTATGACCCACGGGCAGGCTATGCGGTTTGTTATACTGCCCCAGGCTTTCAAAAGGGTAATTCCACCTTTATTCAATGAAATCATTGCTATGCTTAAAGACACCTCCCTGCTTTCGGTAATTGGTATTATAGAACTAACCAAGAGCGGTATGCTGGTGGTGGCCAGAACGTATGAAGCATTCGCCATTTATATCACCATTGCATTATTCTATTTAGTTATGACCTTCAGCTTGTCCCGTTATGTTGATTACCTGGAGAGGAGGCTGAAAACCGGTGATTAA
- a CDS encoding amino acid ABC transporter ATP-binding protein codes for MIKVNNLFKSFGKLEVLKGISCHITLQEVVCVIGPSGSGKSTFLRCLNLLEQPTSGEIFIDGVNLTDRHTDINQVRQNVGMVFQRFNLFPHKTALDNIAMAPIKVKKMSRDEAEKVARDLLKKVGLSDKADVYPDQLSGGQQQRVAIARALAMHPKIMLFDEPTSALDPEMVGEVLGVMKDLAREGMTMVVVTHEMGFAREVGDRVIFMDEGRLVEEGTPAEVFGNPKNERTRAFLSKIL; via the coding sequence GTGATTAAAGTTAATAATCTTTTTAAGAGTTTTGGTAAACTGGAAGTTCTAAAAGGTATAAGCTGCCATATCACCCTCCAGGAAGTGGTTTGCGTAATCGGTCCCAGCGGGTCGGGTAAAAGCACTTTTTTGCGTTGTTTAAATTTGCTGGAACAGCCAACCTCGGGCGAAATCTTTATTGATGGGGTCAACCTGACCGATAGACATACGGATATTAACCAGGTACGCCAGAATGTGGGTATGGTCTTCCAGCGGTTTAACCTGTTCCCGCATAAAACTGCCCTGGATAATATAGCCATGGCGCCCATCAAAGTGAAGAAGATGTCCCGGGATGAAGCGGAAAAGGTGGCCCGGGATCTGTTAAAAAAGGTGGGTTTATCCGACAAGGCCGACGTCTACCCTGACCAGCTTTCCGGTGGCCAGCAGCAGCGCGTGGCCATAGCCAGGGCGCTGGCTATGCACCCCAAAATTATGCTGTTTGATGAACCAACTTCCGCTCTGGACCCGGAAATGGTGGGTGAGGTGCTGGGGGTAATGAAGGACCTGGCCCGGGAGGGCATGACCATGGTGGTGGTGACCCACGAAATGGGCTTTGCCCGTGAAGTTGGTGACAGGGTGATATTTATGGATGAGGGGCGCCTGGTGGAAGAGGGCACACCCGCGGAGGTTTTTGGCAATCCTAAAAACGAGCGCACCAGGGCTTTCCTCAGTAAAATATTATAG
- a CDS encoding NAD(P)H-dependent flavin oxidoreductase, which produces MQLPQIKIGQLVPKFPIIQGGMAVRVSTAPLAAAVANAGGIGVIGATGMDPEELRMEIRQAREQSSGIIGVNIMFAARNFATLVRTALEEKIDVVFSGAGFSRDIFGWGREAGVPVVSIVSSGKLAAIAEKHGAAAVVAEGTEAGGHLGTRRSLCEILPEIRKRVKIPVIAAGGIVDGFGVARMLKLGADGVQMATRFVLSKECAVAEAFKEMYLKARPEDVILVESPVGMPGRALRNEFVEQLLNGSQARPERCRNCLKVCSGKYCIMDALENSRTGKVDKGLVFCGQNVAKVKEILPVKEIFKRIVEEVASVD; this is translated from the coding sequence TTGCAATTACCACAAATTAAAATAGGCCAGTTGGTACCAAAATTCCCCATCATTCAGGGGGGGATGGCGGTGCGGGTATCCACCGCCCCGCTGGCCGCTGCCGTGGCCAACGCCGGAGGTATTGGTGTTATCGGGGCCACCGGTATGGATCCCGAGGAACTGCGGATGGAAATTAGACAAGCACGGGAGCAGTCCTCGGGTATAATTGGAGTCAACATCATGTTTGCCGCTCGCAATTTTGCGACCCTAGTGCGTACAGCGTTGGAGGAAAAGATAGATGTGGTTTTTTCCGGAGCGGGTTTCTCCCGGGACATATTCGGTTGGGGACGGGAGGCCGGCGTGCCGGTGGTATCCATTGTATCTTCGGGTAAGCTTGCCGCCATTGCCGAAAAGCACGGTGCCGCTGCGGTTGTGGCCGAAGGCACCGAAGCAGGGGGGCATTTGGGCACCCGGCGGTCTTTGTGCGAGATATTGCCGGAAATTAGAAAACGGGTAAAAATACCGGTCATTGCCGCGGGTGGTATTGTAGACGGTTTCGGAGTTGCCCGCATGCTCAAGCTTGGTGCTGACGGAGTGCAAATGGCCACCCGGTTTGTATTAAGCAAAGAATGTGCTGTAGCTGAAGCGTTCAAAGAAATGTACCTCAAGGCTAGACCCGAGGATGTAATATTGGTGGAAAGCCCCGTGGGCATGCCCGGCCGGGCTCTGCGCAATGAATTCGTTGAACAACTGCTTAACGGCAGCCAGGCCAGGCCGGAGAGATGCCGTAATTGCCTCAAAGTTTGTTCCGGCAAATACTGCATCATGGATGCCCTGGAGAATTCCCGTACCGGTAAGGTGGATAAAGGCCTGGTTTTTTGCGGCCAGAATGTGGCAAAAGTTAAAGAAATACTGCCGGTAAAGGAGATATTCAAACGCATTGTGGAAGAGGTAGCTTCGGTAGATTAA
- a CDS encoding AzlD domain-containing protein, translating to MDAQIWLIIGAMALVTAIPRLLPYFIINKRSLQAPVKNWLKLLPIVIFASMIAPPLLTENNTFAPLAHLTDLAAVALAGTIAFFTRNLAFSLGGAVAVLLAAEYLL from the coding sequence ATGGACGCACAAATCTGGCTGATTATTGGGGCAATGGCTCTGGTGACGGCTATTCCCAGGCTATTGCCCTATTTCATTATCAACAAACGTTCCTTACAGGCACCGGTTAAAAACTGGCTTAAGCTGCTACCCATTGTCATTTTTGCCAGTATGATTGCACCGCCGCTGCTGACGGAAAACAACACCTTCGCCCCGCTGGCTCACTTAACAGATCTGGCAGCCGTGGCACTGGCGGGTACGATAGCGTTTTTTACACGTAACCTGGCCTTTAGCCTGGGTGGCGCAGTGGCCGTTCTACTGGCGGCGGAATACCTGTTATAA
- a CDS encoding AzlC family ABC transporter permease produces MTKDSKEFIQGSASAIVFAFELLPLGLLFGAMSADVGLSATAAIGMSGLVFAGASQFLAITMLSAGASMTTIVLSTLFINLRHFLMSSYVAGVIPGRRLASYLPVGLFITDESFALASQRLGRNGKVSYYYIVGANLSIYVQWMIATLAGIWLGSALPGLADLGMQAALYALFAAILALSLSNWVDVLAAVLAAILAILFTIYGHPNLAVLLASLLASITMLGVQKWTHKSG; encoded by the coding sequence TTGACTAAAGATTCAAAGGAATTCATCCAGGGCTCGGCATCTGCTATTGTCTTTGCCTTTGAACTGTTACCACTGGGTCTGCTGTTTGGAGCCATGTCAGCCGACGTAGGACTTTCCGCTACGGCCGCCATTGGTATGTCAGGTCTGGTATTCGCAGGGGCCAGCCAGTTTTTAGCCATCACCATGCTGAGCGCGGGGGCCTCAATGACCACCATAGTGCTGAGCACCCTTTTTATCAATTTACGTCATTTCTTAATGAGTTCATATGTAGCCGGTGTCATACCGGGCCGGCGTTTGGCCAGTTATCTGCCGGTGGGACTGTTTATCACCGACGAAAGCTTTGCCCTTGCCTCTCAACGATTGGGTAGGAACGGAAAGGTATCGTATTATTATATAGTAGGCGCCAACCTATCCATTTATGTACAGTGGATGATCGCCACGCTGGCGGGGATTTGGTTGGGCAGTGCTTTGCCCGGGCTGGCCGACCTTGGCATGCAGGCCGCCCTATATGCACTATTTGCCGCGATTTTGGCCCTTTCACTGAGCAATTGGGTAGATGTACTGGCTGCGGTACTGGCGGCTATACTGGCCATATTATTTACCATTTACGGCCACCCGAATCTGGCTGTTTTGCTGGCCAGTTTGTTGGCTTCTATTACTATGCTGGGGGTGCAAAAATGGACGCACAAATCTGGCTGA
- a CDS encoding gamma carbonic anhydrase family protein produces the protein MNEQNIFSYGDKIPQLHETVFVAPGARIIGRVTIGDNSSVWYNVVIRGDVDDVQIGCGTNIQDGAVLHEDGGYPLVVGDNVTVGHNAILHGCRVGDGAVIGMGAVVLSGAKIGEYSVVGAGSLVPGGKEIPPRTLAMGSPAKVVRQLTEEDIENFSKMAQHYRNRAMFYLGTAVNPDE, from the coding sequence ATGAATGAACAAAATATTTTCTCTTATGGAGATAAAATACCGCAATTGCACGAAACGGTTTTTGTAGCCCCCGGGGCCCGTATCATTGGCCGGGTGACCATAGGTGATAATTCCAGTGTATGGTACAATGTAGTAATCCGGGGCGATGTGGATGACGTGCAAATAGGTTGCGGCACGAATATTCAAGATGGGGCTGTGCTTCACGAGGATGGGGGATACCCCTTGGTTGTCGGTGATAACGTAACGGTGGGCCATAACGCCATATTGCACGGGTGCCGGGTGGGTGACGGTGCCGTGATTGGCATGGGCGCGGTTGTACTTTCCGGTGCCAAAATAGGTGAATACAGTGTTGTCGGGGCCGGTTCACTGGTGCCGGGTGGTAAAGAGATCCCGCCCCGCACACTGGCCATGGGCTCTCCGGCCAAGGTGGTGCGCCAGTTAACCGAAGAGGATATAGAAAATTTTAGTAAAATGGCGCAGCATTACCGCAACCGGGCCATGTTCTACCTGGGTACAGCGGTAAACCCGGATGAGTGA
- the cyoE gene encoding heme o synthase, which translates to MYGNPVGVKTGSQVKNWLYTAKNYIEVTKPRSVFLLVFTALVGMFLAAAEYTMSMPVLLKSLVAITLACSGVNAVSCYVDRDIDAIMERTRQRPIPSGRIAPPEKALVWGLAQFLVASVIALSLNFASFVCIFLGMLGYVGIYSLWFKRKSAWNIILGGFSGGLPALFGWTSVSGKVELLPVLISLLVVLWIPNHIWNLAIFYKDDYRKVGVPMLPVVCNTKRTLLYILFTVIAMFALSIGIYFAGTMGTFYLVSAIVCGFVIAAGNIYLFFAPEQKKAWFLYKLSSPYLFLIFLAMIIDHHIILA; encoded by the coding sequence ATGTATGGTAATCCGGTGGGAGTAAAGACTGGTTCCCAGGTGAAGAACTGGCTTTATACTGCCAAAAACTATATAGAAGTTACCAAGCCGAGATCGGTGTTTTTGCTTGTATTTACGGCTTTGGTCGGCATGTTTCTGGCCGCAGCGGAATATACCATGTCCATGCCGGTGCTGCTAAAGTCACTGGTGGCCATTACCCTGGCTTGTTCCGGGGTAAACGCTGTTAGCTGTTATGTGGACCGGGATATTGATGCCATTATGGAAAGGACTAGACAGCGCCCTATTCCTTCAGGCAGAATAGCCCCTCCGGAAAAGGCATTGGTGTGGGGTTTGGCGCAATTTTTGGTGGCCTCGGTTATTGCTCTAAGTCTGAATTTTGCGTCCTTTGTTTGCATATTCCTGGGCATGCTGGGTTATGTCGGTATATATAGCCTGTGGTTCAAGCGTAAAAGTGCGTGGAATATTATTCTGGGTGGTTTCAGCGGTGGTTTGCCAGCTTTGTTTGGTTGGACGTCGGTGTCCGGTAAGGTGGAGTTGCTGCCGGTTTTGATCAGTTTACTGGTGGTTTTGTGGATACCTAATCATATTTGGAACCTGGCCATATTCTACAAGGACGATTACCGTAAAGTTGGGGTACCCATGCTGCCGGTGGTTTGCAATACCAAGCGTACATTGTTGTATATTTTGTTTACTGTAATCGCCATGTTTGCTTTGTCTATCGGTATCTACTTTGCTGGTACCATGGGCACCTTTTACCTGGTATCGGCCATAGTTTGTGGTTTTGTTATTGCCGCCGGGAATATCTACCTGTTCTTTGCACCGGAGCAAAAAAAAGCCTGGTTTTTGTATAAATTGTCCAGCCCCTATTTGTTCCTGATCTTCCTGGCAATGATCATTGATCATCATATAATCCTTGCTTAA
- a CDS encoding Crp/Fnr family transcriptional regulator: MLTEAEKMLVREAGSTVHYPKGHVIFAAGDISDRVYLLESGWVKIYRLSTDGRRVTVGSIRSPGEMMGLAETILGVERTCFAGAINDVTMVVMTNTRFEELMSQHPFLAIKVAKLLGARMREAESIIHEMVCWQAPGRLALMLIKMGERMGEQTKNGVKINLKLTHEEIANMVGTSRQTVTSLLNTFKQERSIVYEGRAIRIVNPDKLAKWVV; the protein is encoded by the coding sequence ATGCTCACCGAAGCTGAAAAAATGCTGGTCAGAGAGGCCGGTTCAACGGTGCATTATCCAAAGGGTCATGTCATATTTGCCGCCGGCGATATATCCGACCGGGTGTATTTGCTGGAAAGCGGTTGGGTTAAAATTTACAGGTTGTCCACCGATGGCAGGAGAGTTACTGTGGGCAGCATCCGCAGCCCCGGGGAAATGATGGGATTGGCTGAAACCATACTGGGAGTTGAGCGCACTTGCTTTGCCGGAGCTATTAATGACGTGACCATGGTGGTTATGACCAACACCAGGTTTGAAGAATTAATGTCTCAACATCCCTTCCTGGCTATTAAAGTGGCTAAACTTTTGGGTGCCCGGATGCGCGAGGCCGAGTCCATTATCCACGAAATGGTTTGCTGGCAAGCTCCCGGCAGGCTTGCCCTGATGCTGATCAAAATGGGTGAGCGCATGGGCGAGCAAACCAAGAACGGCGTTAAGATAAATCTCAAACTTACCCATGAAGAAATAGCTAATATGGTAGGCACATCACGCCAGACGGTTACTTCATTGTTAAACACTTTTAAGCAAGAACGAAGCATTGTTTACGAAGGCAGAGCTATACGCATTGTCAATCCAGACAAACTGGCCAAATGGGTAGTATAA